ATTTTCAGCGCCTTCGACATTGATCTGCCGGGCTTTGGCGGATTCAGTTTCTGCCTTGTCCACAGCGGTATAAGCTGCCGCGTTGATACAATAGTCCGGCCTGGTTCTCGCAAAAGCCTCGTTTACAGCCGCTTTGTCGGAAATGTCAAGCTGTTGAGAGCCATAAAACAGGAAATCCATTCCGGGATAATTGCCGGAAACGGACTGTAACGACTGGCCCAGCTGGCCGTTGGCTCCGGTGACTAAGACTACCATATTTCTCTGGCGTTGGCAAGGTTCGGGAGGAACTGGTCTTTTTCTGAAATGATCAGTGTTTCAGCGTCGAATTGCCAGTTGATGCCGATGTCCGGGTCATTATACATGATGCCGCCTTCTGATTCCTTATTGTAGAAATTATCGCATTTGTAAAAAAAAGTCGCCGTATCGCTGAGCACCAGAAATCCGTGGGCAAAACCGCGCGGTACAAAGAACTGGCGTTGATTTTCCCCTGAAAGGATTACATCGACATGCCTGCCGAACGTCGGGGAACCGGGACGGATGTCTACTGCCACATCCAATACTTCCCCGTGCAGGACACGCACAAGTTTTGCCTGAGCGTGGTCACCGGTTTGGTAATGCAACCCGCGCAGTACGCCCCGGGTGGAATAGGATTGGTTGTCCTGAACAAAATGCGTATCGGATCCGGTCTTGTCATTGAAAAGCTTTTCATTAAAACTTTCCATAAAATACCCCCTGCCGTCGTAAATCAGTTTTGGCTCAATGATAAAACAGCCTTCAAGTTCCGTTTTAATGAAATTCATCGGTTAAATAATATCTAATAAATGTTTTCCATAACCGCTCTTCAGCAATGGCTGCGCGATTTCCCGGAGTTGCTCCGCATCAATGAATCCCATTTGGTAAGCCGCCTCTTCTATCGACCCGATTTTCAGACCCTGCCGCTCCTCGATCACCTGCACAAATTGCGAGGCCTGCATCAGTGAGTTGAATGTCCCGGTATCAAACCAGGCTGTGCCGCGATCCAGGATGCTGACCTTAAGCCTGCCTTGTCTGAGGTACTCTTTGTTGACATCGGTGATTTCAATTTCGCCGCGATGGCTCGGTTTAATATTGCGGGCGATGTCGACCACCGCATTGTCATAAAAATAAATGCCCGGAACAGCATAATTTGATTTTGGCGCAGCAGGCTTTTCCTCAATCGACAGTACTTTTCCATTGGCATCAAAATCCACCACACCGTAACGTTCCGGATCGTGGACATGGTAGGCATAAATTATGCCGCCGTCCGGATCATTATTGGCCTGCAAAAGGTCAGACAAACCGGTACCATAAAAAATATTGTCGCCCAGGATCAATGCTACTTTATCATTTCCGATAAAGTCCCTGCCGATAATAAACGCTTCCGCAAGGCCATTAGGGTGCTCCTGAACGGCGTACTCAAACCGGCAACCGAGCCTCGAGCCGTCACCGAGCAGCTGCCTGAACAGCGGCAGGTCATGCGGCGTGGAAATAATCAATATTTCCCTGATCCCTGACCACAGCAGTGTGGAAAGCGGATAATAAATCATCGGTTTGTCGTAAATCGGCATCAGCTGCTTGCTTACAGCGAGTGTCAGTGGGTGCAAACGCGTCCCGGAGCCGCCTGCGAGAATGATTCCTTTCATATGACTTAGTTTGCGGTATTCTCCCTGAATTTTAAGGATTGTTTTCTGTAAAAGCTGATAAATAATTTTCCACAAATGAAAAGTATGATCAGGAGCAGCGGAAAAATATAGGTTTCCGAAGAAGGCGTTTCGATATTAGATACGACACTGATATCCTTAATCACTTTTTGATAGTTGATCAGCTCGATTCTCCTGTTGCCCTGTTCAGTGACAAGATTGTATTTTGATTTCAGCACCTCATCGATTTGCGTATCCTCGCTATAATAAATGAGGTTGCTGTTTTTTGTGCCTTTCCCGTCAGTATTGGAAAAATTGTCCAGTAACGCATTGATCTGGTTGATGGTCTGCTCGTTATATTGCATCTTTTGCTTCACATTCTCGACCGCCTCTCTTTGGATAATCTTCAAATACTCATTATCGTTGAGGGCTGCAAGCAGCGGCTGAATGGTATTGGCGTCCGTTGCCTTACCTTTTGTAGAGAAGGTTATCAGGTGAAAGGAGTAGTTCTTGCTTGTAATCTTGTCTTTCAACACCTTGTCAATGCTTCCGTTTTCGGCCATGAGGCGCAAAAGTTCCATGTTTTCTTCGCGGTCCCTGACAAAGTTGTACGGGTCAACAATAGGTTCTATTTTTAACTTCGATATGTTCTTAGGAAACTTTAATCCCATAGACTTCAGATAAGCCGTATCACCCTCGCTGATCTTGGAATTGATGAGTTCAATTTTAGAATACAGGTAATCTGAGCTTCCGAAGTTAGGCAGGACGATGATTTCGTGATTGTATTTCTTTTGATTGCTATCCATGAATATTCCCAATCCAACACCTATTGCAAATAATATCACGATAATGATCGCATTTTTTATAAAGAACCGGATCGATTTAAAGATCCCGGTACCAACACTTTTAAAACCGCTGTTAATCTTTTTGGAAATCTGAGCCAGATCTATCTCCTGATCATCAGAAACCTTTTTTGGGGTATTACTCATTTCGCTTGTCTTATTTTACGTTAAAAATTTGTTCCAATATCTTTATGGTGATCAGGTAGGTCGGCTTTACCCCCGTCGTACCCAATCCGCCTGAAGCC
The nucleotide sequence above comes from Flavobacterium magnum. Encoded proteins:
- the rfbC gene encoding dTDP-4-dehydrorhamnose 3,5-epimerase, whose translation is MNFIKTELEGCFIIEPKLIYDGRGYFMESFNEKLFNDKTGSDTHFVQDNQSYSTRGVLRGLHYQTGDHAQAKLVRVLHGEVLDVAVDIRPGSPTFGRHVDVILSGENQRQFFVPRGFAHGFLVLSDTATFFYKCDNFYNKESEGGIMYNDPDIGINWQFDAETLIISEKDQFLPNLANAREIW
- the rfbA gene encoding glucose-1-phosphate thymidylyltransferase RfbA; translated protein: MKGIILAGGSGTRLHPLTLAVSKQLMPIYDKPMIYYPLSTLLWSGIREILIISTPHDLPLFRQLLGDGSRLGCRFEYAVQEHPNGLAEAFIIGRDFIGNDKVALILGDNIFYGTGLSDLLQANNDPDGGIIYAYHVHDPERYGVVDFDANGKVLSIEEKPAAPKSNYAVPGIYFYDNAVVDIARNIKPSHRGEIEITDVNKEYLRQGRLKVSILDRGTAWFDTGTFNSLMQASQFVQVIEERQGLKIGSIEEAAYQMGFIDAEQLREIAQPLLKSGYGKHLLDII